The following coding sequences are from one Triticum aestivum cultivar Chinese Spring chromosome 5A, IWGSC CS RefSeq v2.1, whole genome shotgun sequence window:
- the LOC123104895 gene encoding protein IQ-DOMAIN 5, with protein sequence MGISAKWIKSLVRIRKQDKGRSSENQEKAQNAESSEASSSARQLHKRKHSLDPALEELAVPSETSTDGTNTQLGSNSISSESASRDVHVSQTEELPREGDLAATVIQSAFRAFLARRALRALKGIVLLQALVRGHVVRKQTAETLQCMHELVRAEARVRARQAGVALENQVARKKVPEQDDCENHVRGIEEGWCGGIGSVAEMQAKVLKRQEAAAKRERAMAYALTHQRQAGLRQQKPTNLQGSELDDDHWGSNWVERWVAARPWENRLLDNNAKESMPVCDDNQDEEIKSQVTPKGKAPTSSTPPNGLSKKKGASHRKSYSDINFTSFGRSSSVLPSTSLGTSKQKPKLEDEAFEEVSSQPTDVASLAVPNQKERRGQLNTSAKKRLSLPNNVGGGAAKGTTNRNPMNRSSSAKSDPKPQANAPNQARKQVELQA encoded by the exons ATGGGCATTTCAGCCAAGTGGATTAAATCACTGGTTCGCATAAGAAAGCAGGACAAGGGGCGGAGTTCAGAAAATCAAGAAAAGGCACAAAATGCCGAGAGCAGTGAAGCT AGCTCTTCTGCTCGACAGCTACACAAACGAAAGCATTCTCTGGATCCCGCATTAGAAGAACTTGCAGTACCTAGTGAAACATCGACGGATGGCACCAACACCCAGTTAGGTTCAAATTCCATTTCATCAGAAAGTGCATCACGTGATGTGCATGTTTCTCAGACAGAAGAACTTCCTAGAGAAGGGGATTTGGCTGCAACAGTTATTCAGTCTGCATTTCGGGCATTCTTG GCTAGGCGGGCTTTACGAGCACTTAAAGGTATAGTTCTACTCCAGGCCCTTGTGAGGGGCCATGTGGTGAGAAAGCAGACAGCAGAAACGCTTCAGTGTATGCACGAGCTGGTACGAGCCGAAGCTCGTGTCAGAGCAAGGCAAGCCGGTGTTGCATTAGAAAACCAAGTGGCGCGGAAAAAGGTCCCTGAGCAAGATGATTGTGAGAACCATGTTCGAGGAATTGAG GAAGGCTGGTGTGGCGGTATTGGTTCTGTTGCAGAAATGCAAGCTAAAGTACTGAAAAGGCAGGAAGCTGCTGCAAAACGCGAGAGAGCGATGGCGTATGCATTGACCCATCAG CGGCAAGCTGGTTTAAGGCAGCAGAAACCTACAAATCTGCAAGGATCCGAACTTGATGACGACCACTGGGGATCAAACTGGGTAGAGAGATGGGTGGCTGCACGTCCATGGGAGAACAGGTTACTTGACAATAATGCGAAAGAGAGCATGCCAGTGTGTGATGATAATCAGGATGAGGAAATAAAATCTCAGGTCACACCAAAGGGCAAAGCGCCAACTTCAAGCACTCCTCCTAATGGCCTGAGCAAGAAGAAAGGTGCAAGCCACAGGAAGTCATATTCGGATATAAATTTCACTTCATTTGGGCGATCGTCAAGTGTACTGCCTTCCACCTCTCTGGGAACATCCAAACAGAAGCCGAAACTGGAAGATGAGGCTTTTGAGGAAGTCAGCTCCCAGCCCACAGATGTAGCTTCCTTGGCTGTGCCCAATCAGAAAGAAAGGCGCGGGCAGCTGAATACATCCGCCAAGAAGCGCCTGTCCCTGCCAAATAACG TCGGCGGGGGAGCAGCGAAGGGGACAACCAACAGAAATCCGATGAACCGATCCAGCAGTGCCAAGTCTGACCCAAAACCACAGGCAAACGCGCCCAACCAAGCCCGGAAGCAAGTCGAGCTGCAGGCCTGA